The Equus caballus isolate H_3958 breed thoroughbred chromosome 22, TB-T2T, whole genome shotgun sequence genome window below encodes:
- the SCAND1 gene encoding SCAN domain-containing protein 1 — MAATEPSLAAPGSPAPLPEKEEGAGLSSSPERNSAGSSSTPEATPPALEPPSPNAAVPEAVPTPPAAAPAALGSAPPAEAAPRSPAGPGGSRPGPETFRQRFRQFRYQDAAGPREAFRQLRELSRQWLRPDIRTKEQIVEMLVQEQLLAILPEAARARRLRRRTDVRITG; from the coding sequence ATGGCGGCGACCGAGCCGAGCTTGGCGGCCCCTGGGAGCCCCGCGCCGCTGccggagaaagaggaaggagccGGCCTGAGCTCAAGCCCGGAGCGTAACTCTGCGGGCTCCTCGTCGACCCCTGAGGCCACACCGCCTGCCCTCGAGCCCCCCAGCCCTAACGCCGCGGTCCCCGAAGCGGTTCCTACGCCTCCCGCGGCGGCCCCCGCGGCCCTGGGCTCCGCGCCGCCTGCCGAAGCCGCTCCGCGCTCCCCCGCAGGCCCCGGCGGCTCCCGGCCCGGCCCGGAGACGTTCCGCCAGCGTTTCCGGCAGTTCCGCTACCAGGATGCGGCAGGCCCGCGGGAGGCATTCCGACAGCTGCGGGAGCTCTCCCGCCAGTGGCTGCGGCCCGACATTCGCACGAAGGAGCAGATCGTGGAGATGCTGGTGCAGGAGCAGCTGCTCGCCATCCTGCCCGAGGCGGCGCGGGCCCGGCGGCTTCGCCGCCGCACCGATGTGCGCATCACCGGCTGA